In Candidatus Nitronauta litoralis, one DNA window encodes the following:
- a CDS encoding PrsW family intramembrane metalloprotease, whose product MAFFHLLYLAIGPGIALAIYLYYSDKWEPEPRWMVVKSFLLGGFAVFPSGYIEDTLRVAFELDRSGLAFGWDDVVYAFLVVALVEELCKVLFLKAFIYEDRQFNEPFDGIVYGGIMGCGFATFENIIYVFSYGHSVGILRMITAVPGHAFLGMILGYFIGTAKFSPNARRIFAGGTLLVILIHGLYDTIVFSGAQWSFVFLFGMVSLGIYFGLRAKKELSRHSKVIEFYRKNFWVIKEGIKSGPLLLKNIRNKLADGKLGPDDLVVDVDTGKQETIKEIFFRNIGKRRWVITRFPPFQQSLLKIVIFYIFTFGFYFYFWFYRTYRQVRNYKGCHVNPELRVMSLFIATLIPFYIFSRLLGEFKTPYSGYVAELFIYGFVSIAEGLFFWFLLKTLCKIIKKRCDALFNSYALASLFAVFSLLAKALPLNMTGYWAGEVILLGLQGGILAWVQKYMNQYWKLERKHWESATGEKHQGI is encoded by the coding sequence ATGGCGTTCTTCCACCTGCTTTATCTGGCTATCGGTCCCGGAATTGCTCTAGCCATTTATCTGTATTATTCAGATAAATGGGAGCCGGAACCCCGGTGGATGGTGGTGAAGAGTTTTCTGTTGGGTGGATTCGCAGTATTTCCTTCTGGATATATAGAAGACACGCTTCGTGTGGCGTTTGAACTGGACAGAAGTGGGCTGGCATTTGGATGGGATGATGTTGTCTACGCCTTTTTAGTTGTGGCCCTGGTAGAAGAATTGTGCAAAGTGCTTTTTCTCAAGGCCTTTATTTATGAAGACCGCCAGTTTAATGAACCATTTGATGGAATTGTTTATGGCGGGATCATGGGGTGCGGTTTTGCTACCTTTGAAAATATTATTTATGTATTTTCCTATGGCCACTCTGTAGGGATTTTAAGAATGATCACCGCTGTTCCTGGTCACGCCTTTCTGGGGATGATTCTGGGCTACTTCATTGGGACGGCAAAATTCAGCCCAAATGCCAGGAGAATTTTTGCCGGCGGGACCCTCCTGGTTATCCTGATCCATGGCCTTTATGACACGATAGTTTTTTCTGGCGCGCAATGGTCCTTTGTCTTCCTGTTTGGAATGGTGAGTCTGGGAATCTATTTTGGTTTGAGAGCCAAAAAAGAATTGTCCCGGCATTCAAAGGTAATCGAATTTTATCGTAAAAATTTCTGGGTAATAAAAGAGGGAATCAAATCCGGACCTCTTTTATTAAAAAATATTCGTAACAAGCTTGCCGATGGAAAACTGGGGCCGGATGATTTAGTGGTGGATGTTGACACCGGAAAACAGGAAACGATCAAAGAGATTTTTTTTAGAAATATTGGAAAGAGGCGCTGGGTCATTACCCGTTTCCCTCCCTTTCAGCAGTCGCTATTAAAAATAGTAATATTTTATATATTCACTTTTGGCTTTTATTTTTATTTCTGGTTTTACAGGACCTACCGGCAGGTCAGAAACTATAAAGGATGCCACGTAAACCCGGAACTCAGGGTCATGTCTCTATTTATTGCCACTCTCATTCCCTTCTATATATTTTCCCGGCTCCTGGGAGAATTTAAAACTCCTTACAGTGGTTATGTTGCTGAGCTTTTTATATATGGTTTCGTTTCCATTGCCGAAGGTTTGTTTTTTTGGTTTCTTTTAAAAACCTTGTGTAAAATAATAAAAAAAAGGTGTGATGCCCTGTTCAATAGTTACGCCTTGGCTTCCCTGTTTGCCGTATTCAGCCTCTTAGCCAAGGCTCTACCGCTGAATATGACAGGGTACTGGGCGGGTGAAGTGATCCTGCTGGGTCTCCAGGGGGGAATACTGGCCTGGGTACAAAAATACATGAACCAGTATTGGAAACTCGAAAGAAAACACTGGGAAAGTGCCACGGGTGAAAAACACCAAGGGATCTGA
- a CDS encoding Mrp/NBP35 family ATP-binding protein → MKTYDDLATDGGSNIIGQVVSQREKLRSRLDQIKHKVALLSGKGGVGKSSLTANVAACLAMQGHKVGILDADLNGPSIAKLLGVPNDVKLNVEEDGVQPGEGSLGIKIMSMDMLLPSADAPVMWTEGKDATAVWVSTMECTALRELLTDTKWGELDYLLIDMPPGSDRMDNIRDLVPELAGVVEITIPSNASQHIVTKSITKNTSLGVPIIGLVENMATYVCPHCNEEGELFEGEDTEELAKKKGVTFLGRVPFDTRISRRTDSGSLFYSEFKDSPTGKAISGVVDKILKFIETGSK, encoded by the coding sequence ATGAAAACCTATGATGACCTGGCCACCGATGGTGGTTCCAATATCATCGGTCAGGTTGTAAGCCAGCGGGAGAAGTTACGATCCCGTCTGGACCAAATAAAGCACAAAGTCGCCCTTCTTTCCGGTAAGGGTGGTGTCGGCAAGAGTTCATTAACTGCAAATGTTGCTGCGTGTCTTGCAATGCAGGGTCACAAGGTGGGTATTCTTGATGCAGACCTCAACGGACCAAGCATTGCCAAACTTCTGGGCGTCCCTAATGACGTGAAGCTTAATGTTGAGGAGGATGGGGTGCAACCGGGAGAAGGTTCTCTAGGGATCAAAATCATGTCGATGGACATGTTGCTCCCCTCAGCAGATGCCCCAGTAATGTGGACTGAAGGTAAAGACGCTACGGCCGTCTGGGTCAGTACAATGGAATGCACAGCGCTTCGTGAGCTTTTAACGGACACGAAATGGGGTGAATTGGATTACCTGTTGATTGACATGCCGCCGGGAAGCGATCGAATGGATAATATTCGCGACCTGGTTCCAGAATTGGCGGGTGTTGTGGAAATCACGATCCCTTCAAATGCCTCTCAACATATTGTGACCAAATCAATCACCAAAAATACCAGCCTGGGTGTTCCCATCATAGGCCTGGTGGAAAATATGGCAACCTATGTGTGCCCCCATTGTAATGAAGAAGGAGAGCTTTTCGAAGGCGAAGACACCGAGGAACTTGCTAAGAAAAAAGGTGTGACTTTTCTGGGAAGAGTTCCCTTTGATACTCGAATCTCACGTAGAACAGATTCGGGTTCATTGTTTTATTCAGAATTCAAAGACTCACCAACCGGAAAAGCTATTTCCGGTGTGGTAGACAAAATACTAAAATTTATCGAAACTGGTTCCAAATAA
- the leuB gene encoding 3-isopropylmalate dehydrogenase, with product MSEKFNITVLPGDGIGPEVMTEAIKVLRVVEQKLGLTLELKECPVGGAAYDATGHPLPEETLKKAESADAVLLGAVGGPKWETIDFSLRPERALLGLRSSLGLFANLRPAKIFSALTNASTLKPEVVEGLDIMVVRELTGGIYFGEPRGTGTTPEGEKKGFNTLVYTESEVRRIAAIAFDVAKKRDKKVCSVDKANVLECTGFWREVVIDAHKAHPEIELSHMYVDNAAMQLVRNPKQFDVIVTTNMFGDILSDEASMLTGSIGMLPSASLGEKHAMYEPIHGSAPDIAGQDKANPLATIMSAGMMFKYSFNREDVHDALEKVVESVLEEGYRTPDIMSDGMKQVGCKEMGDLVAKGVGENLA from the coding sequence ATGTCTGAAAAGTTTAATATTACGGTGCTCCCCGGGGACGGAATCGGCCCTGAAGTCATGACCGAAGCGATTAAAGTTTTACGGGTTGTGGAGCAAAAACTGGGTCTGACCCTGGAGCTAAAAGAATGTCCGGTAGGTGGGGCGGCTTACGATGCCACCGGCCATCCACTGCCTGAAGAAACCCTCAAGAAAGCGGAAAGTGCTGACGCAGTTTTACTCGGTGCAGTCGGCGGACCCAAATGGGAAACCATAGACTTTTCATTGAGACCGGAACGCGCCTTATTGGGCCTTCGCTCCAGCCTGGGCCTGTTTGCCAATTTAAGACCGGCAAAAATCTTCAGCGCATTAACCAACGCTTCCACTCTCAAGCCGGAAGTGGTCGAAGGATTGGACATCATGGTGGTCCGAGAGCTGACCGGCGGTATTTATTTCGGTGAACCCCGCGGAACCGGGACCACTCCGGAAGGCGAGAAAAAAGGCTTCAACACTCTGGTTTATACGGAGAGTGAAGTCCGGAGAATCGCCGCCATCGCGTTTGATGTGGCCAAAAAAAGAGACAAAAAGGTATGTTCCGTCGACAAGGCCAATGTACTCGAGTGCACCGGATTCTGGCGTGAGGTCGTGATCGACGCACATAAGGCGCATCCTGAAATCGAACTGTCCCATATGTATGTCGACAACGCCGCCATGCAACTGGTCCGCAATCCAAAACAGTTCGACGTAATCGTCACAACCAATATGTTCGGCGACATCCTGAGCGACGAGGCTTCAATGTTGACCGGTTCCATCGGCATGCTGCCGTCTGCCAGCCTTGGAGAAAAACACGCGATGTATGAACCGATCCATGGGAGCGCCCCTGATATCGCAGGGCAGGACAAAGCAAACCCTCTTGCAACGATTATGTCTGCAGGCATGATGTTCAAGTATTCCTTTAACAGGGAGGATGTTCACGATGCCCTTGAAAAGGTGGTCGAATCAGTTCTGGAAGAAGGGTACAGAACGCCGGATATCATGTCCGATGGTATGAAGCAGGTAGGGTGTAAGGAGATGGGTGACTTGGTAGCTAAAGGGGTAGGAGAGAATTTAGCGTGA
- a CDS encoding aspartate-semialdehyde dehydrogenase, whose protein sequence is MKKKEAYNVAIAGATGAVGRTMLSILEDRNFPVAKLTCLASARSAGSKLSFKGKEIEVQELNKESFHGQDIALFSAGGSISKEYGPIATESGCVVVDNSSAWRMDPNVPLVVPEINAEAIGEGPGIIANPNCSTIQMVMALKPIHDLYKIRRVVVSTYQSVSGSGQKAIEELLNQTRSLLEGEEPNPEVYPHQIAFNCLPHIDVFTDNGYTKEEMKMVNETRKIIGDDSIDVSPTTVRVPVMVAHSESVNVECEREIDLNELRDKLNAFPGVKVVDAPGKNEYPLATDAAGKDEVQVGRIRIDLGNPRVLNFWVVADNLRKGAALNAVQIAEKLIGR, encoded by the coding sequence GTGAAAAAAAAAGAAGCGTATAACGTAGCCATTGCAGGAGCAACCGGGGCCGTTGGCCGGACCATGCTGTCCATTCTGGAGGATCGCAATTTTCCGGTGGCAAAACTGACCTGCCTGGCATCTGCCCGTTCTGCTGGATCCAAACTTTCTTTTAAAGGAAAAGAAATTGAAGTCCAGGAGCTGAATAAGGAATCCTTCCATGGACAGGATATCGCGCTCTTTTCTGCGGGCGGTTCCATCAGCAAGGAATACGGACCCATTGCCACAGAATCGGGTTGTGTCGTTGTGGACAACAGCAGTGCCTGGCGCATGGACCCCAATGTTCCCCTGGTGGTCCCGGAAATCAATGCAGAGGCAATTGGCGAAGGGCCGGGAATCATCGCCAACCCCAACTGTTCCACCATCCAGATGGTCATGGCACTGAAACCGATCCACGATTTGTATAAAATCAGGCGGGTGGTGGTGTCCACCTATCAATCGGTTTCAGGTTCCGGACAAAAAGCCATTGAAGAGTTATTGAATCAAACCCGAAGTTTGCTGGAGGGTGAGGAACCCAATCCGGAAGTGTATCCTCATCAGATCGCGTTCAATTGCCTGCCGCATATTGATGTGTTTACCGACAACGGGTACACCAAGGAAGAAATGAAGATGGTCAACGAGACCCGCAAAATAATTGGAGACGATTCAATCGATGTTTCTCCCACCACCGTGCGGGTTCCGGTAATGGTCGCACATTCCGAGTCGGTGAACGTTGAATGTGAACGGGAAATCGATTTGAATGAGTTGCGAGACAAACTCAATGCCTTTCCGGGGGTCAAGGTAGTAGACGCACCCGGAAAAAATGAATATCCGCTGGCAACCGATGCCGCGGGCAAAGACGAAGTGCAGGTCGGAAGAATCCGGATAGATCTGGGTAACCCACGGGTCCTGAACTTCTGGGTCGTGGCGGATAATTTAAGAAAAGGCGCCGCACTAAATGCCGTCCAGATAGCCGAGAAGCTGATCGGGCGTTAA
- a CDS encoding IS481 family transposase, producing the protein MTTVNKVARRKLSMLELAGELGNISKACKIMGYSRTQFYEIRRNYQTYGAEGLIDRLPGAKSPHPNRVSEEIEKAVLDYSLKHPSHGCLRVAQDLMLSGINVSSGGVRGVWSRHNLLQKHQRFLRLEQSIKGKKIDLTEDQIRALERFSPEFRDRHIETRHTGDLVAVDTFIVGTLKGVGRVYLQSVIDCYSRYAWGRLYTSKLPVTAVQTLNNEVLPFFESHDARIATILSDNGREFCGRKDRHPYELFLQLEQIEHRTTKVRRPQSNGFVERLHRTLLDEHFRIMGRKKWYESVEEMQKDLDTYFIHYNTKRPHQGRNMNGRTPETVFKEGLPKPDKTQEQKIKKTAKLAA; encoded by the coding sequence ATGACCACCGTGAACAAGGTAGCACGAAGGAAACTGTCCATGCTAGAGCTGGCAGGTGAACTGGGCAATATCAGTAAAGCCTGCAAGATAATGGGCTATTCCCGCACCCAGTTCTACGAGATACGCCGCAACTACCAGACCTATGGTGCAGAGGGTCTCATCGACCGTCTGCCTGGTGCCAAAAGCCCCCATCCCAACCGGGTCTCTGAGGAGATTGAGAAGGCGGTTCTGGACTATTCCCTGAAACATCCTTCTCATGGTTGCCTGCGGGTGGCCCAGGACCTGATGCTTTCCGGAATCAACGTTTCCTCTGGCGGCGTCCGGGGTGTGTGGAGCCGTCACAACCTCTTGCAGAAACATCAACGATTCCTGAGATTGGAACAATCGATCAAGGGCAAGAAGATCGACCTGACCGAAGATCAGATTCGTGCGTTAGAAAGGTTCAGTCCGGAGTTTCGAGACCGCCACATCGAAACCCGGCACACCGGTGACCTGGTGGCGGTGGACACCTTCATAGTCGGAACCTTGAAAGGCGTAGGCCGTGTGTACCTCCAGTCTGTCATCGATTGCTACAGCCGGTATGCATGGGGAAGGCTCTACACCAGCAAGCTTCCGGTTACCGCAGTCCAGACGCTTAACAACGAGGTACTCCCGTTCTTTGAATCTCACGATGCCAGGATCGCGACCATCTTGAGTGACAACGGCAGAGAGTTTTGTGGACGAAAAGACCGCCACCCTTACGAACTGTTTTTGCAGTTAGAACAGATCGAACACCGCACCACAAAAGTCCGTCGTCCCCAGAGCAACGGCTTTGTTGAACGCCTTCACAGAACCCTGCTTGACGAGCACTTCCGCATCATGGGAAGAAAGAAATGGTACGAGTCTGTTGAGGAAATGCAGAAGGACCTCGACACCTACTTCATCCACTACAACACCAAGCGTCCTCATCAGGGCAGAAATATGAACGGCAGGACACCGGAAACCGTCTTCAAGGAAGGTCTTCCAAAACCAGATAAAACACAGGAGCAAAAAATAAAAAAGACGGCTAAATTAGCCGCCTAA
- a CDS encoding DUF971 domain-containing protein: MSEKNPSPVEQRYQEKKELRQSQEDTPVPRDIKQIDPVTLGITWTDDKQSTYSVRMLRESCPCAHCIDEWSGEKKIKPGDIPETIRPLKIKAVGLYALQFDWNDGHSTGLYPYALLRQLEGKQPL, from the coding sequence ATGAGTGAAAAGAACCCTTCACCTGTAGAGCAGCGCTACCAGGAAAAAAAGGAGTTGAGGCAGAGCCAGGAAGACACGCCGGTTCCACGTGACATAAAACAGATCGATCCTGTCACGTTGGGCATTACCTGGACTGACGATAAACAGTCTACCTATTCTGTACGAATGCTACGCGAAAGCTGTCCGTGCGCACACTGCATCGACGAGTGGTCTGGTGAGAAAAAAATTAAACCGGGAGATATTCCCGAAACCATTCGTCCACTGAAGATAAAGGCGGTCGGTCTCTACGCTCTTCAGTTCGACTGGAATGACGGCCATAGCACAGGACTTTATCCCTACGCCTTGCTTCGACAACTTGAAGGCAAGCAGCCCCTTTAG
- the truA gene encoding tRNA pseudouridine(38-40) synthase TruA produces MRKLKITIEYDGTNYQGWQCQPKAPTIQELLQRKLEVITKTRTTIYGSGRTDSGVHAKGQVAHFFTESTMTLREFLKALNSCLPPEVVILKVEEADSNFHSQKSAVCKLYRYSILNRDFPSALDCRFAHYIATPLDVDAMRTAAQVVVGCHDFTSFRGRGCTAKTAIRAIHECQIVTEGDYIRIDIQGDGFLRNMVRIIAGTLIQIGKGKMDVGEMQRILDAKNRNLAGPTAPSRGLCLEWVSYEPRNYQD; encoded by the coding sequence ATGCGCAAACTCAAAATAACGATTGAATACGATGGAACGAATTACCAGGGGTGGCAATGCCAGCCCAAGGCCCCGACTATCCAGGAACTTCTACAAAGGAAGCTGGAGGTAATCACCAAAACCCGCACCACTATCTACGGATCTGGGCGAACAGACTCCGGGGTTCATGCAAAAGGGCAGGTGGCCCATTTTTTTACGGAGTCCACCATGACCCTGCGGGAATTCCTGAAAGCCCTCAACAGTTGCCTTCCTCCAGAGGTAGTCATCCTGAAGGTCGAAGAGGCCGATTCGAATTTTCATTCCCAGAAATCGGCTGTCTGCAAATTATATCGGTATTCAATTTTGAACCGGGATTTCCCTTCGGCCCTGGATTGCCGATTTGCCCACTACATCGCCACACCCCTCGATGTTGATGCGATGCGCACCGCTGCCCAGGTGGTGGTGGGATGCCACGATTTCACTTCTTTCAGGGGCAGGGGATGTACGGCAAAAACCGCTATCCGAGCCATCCACGAATGCCAGATTGTAACGGAAGGCGACTATATCCGGATTGATATCCAGGGGGATGGTTTTTTAAGGAACATGGTACGAATCATAGCGGGCACCCTGATTCAGATTGGAAAAGGGAAAATGGATGTCGGTGAAATGCAGCGGATTCTGGATGCCAAAAACCGCAACCTGGCGGGACCTACAGCCCCTTCCCGCGGCCTTTGCCTGGAGTGGGTTTCCTATGAACCCCGGAATTATCAGGATTAA
- a CDS encoding tetratricopeptide repeat protein: MKNTKGSENFWFKALAILVLMAGTFLFFKENYFQNKGWEFHREAAKQEYLKGNLAEAERYLLKALEDAEKFEAGDPRLHGTLNSLLSIYSQQSKLKESEKIILKMLALDEQLLGADHPNVGASWNNLAENYRSQALDEKAKVAYEKAIKIFEKRFGPDHALVAQIRDRYKSHLQKD; encoded by the coding sequence GTGAAAAACACCAAGGGATCTGAAAATTTCTGGTTCAAAGCTCTGGCGATATTAGTTCTGATGGCCGGAACTTTTCTTTTTTTTAAAGAAAATTATTTCCAAAATAAAGGCTGGGAATTCCATCGGGAGGCGGCGAAGCAGGAGTATTTGAAAGGAAACCTGGCGGAAGCAGAGCGATATTTATTGAAAGCTCTGGAAGATGCAGAGAAGTTTGAAGCAGGGGACCCGAGATTGCATGGAACGTTGAACTCTTTATTAAGTATATACAGTCAGCAGTCCAAATTAAAAGAATCGGAAAAGATAATTCTAAAAATGCTGGCGCTGGATGAGCAATTGTTGGGGGCAGATCACCCTAATGTGGGAGCAAGCTGGAATAACCTGGCAGAAAATTACAGGTCGCAGGCGCTAGACGAAAAAGCCAAGGTGGCCTATGAAAAAGCCATCAAAATATTTGAAAAACGTTTTGGTCCGGATCACGCCCTCGTCGCCCAGATTCGCGATCGATATAAGTCTCATTTGCAAAAAGATTAA
- a CDS encoding DNA topoisomerase IV subunit A: MAKEKPSDIASELETRFLTYALSTIVSRSLPDVRDGLKPIHRRILYAIHAMGVSGDAKPVKSAKIIGEVLGKYHPHGDASTYESMVRMAQDFSMRYPLVDGKGNFGSLDGDAPAAYRYTEGRLTPITSYLLSDIKKETVEFRANYDNTLKEPVVLPSRVPNLLINGSSGIAVGMACSFPSHNLSETLEALKALVKDRELSTPQIMKHIKGPDFPTGGILLSSKTEIRKAYEEGQGALKMRGEWETEQLPRGKTQIIVTAIPYGVNKARLIEKIAEIIIAKKVPGLIDVRDESDHRIRVVLELKGSVDSEKVMAYLFKHTDLECNFQINFNCLKPSGEPTRMPLKEICIHFLDFRKDVVTRRLTFDLALIEKRLHLLAAFAIIFNNLDKALKLIRSSKSKKEAGQKLQKTFKLDEEQSGAILDIPLFRLVSLEIEKILQEQKEKLKEQKRLKSILNSEKKIWQEVTNELDEIKKEFGDKRRTKLKANLETVEFNAEDFIEHEDVVLVLSRNGWLRKLKTLNDPSTLRFKENDSSLAIVQANTKDLVAIFTSRGMVYVQKIFSLPYTRSGFGEPVQSLFKFGDGERVVRVFPLIQNDDEKKEKTSQGKQQSLFFEEQVEPETELLLAGTGGFGFRFPMGSLAETTRAGKRVMTLKGDDRLAAVVPITKSHLFLITHAGKGMLIEPGPIAQLSGTGKGVKLINVGDSYLVGGASVTKKDKVKLLLSNGKESEIKMSGVPVYKRGSQGVGVVKRNKVEQLSG; this comes from the coding sequence ATGGCCAAAGAAAAACCATCTGATATTGCTTCCGAGCTGGAAACACGCTTTCTGACCTATGCCCTCTCGACCATTGTCTCTCGGTCGCTCCCTGATGTACGGGATGGCCTGAAACCTATCCACAGGCGGATATTATATGCAATCCATGCTATGGGGGTTTCGGGGGACGCCAAACCGGTAAAGTCCGCCAAAATTATCGGTGAAGTCCTCGGTAAGTACCACCCTCACGGTGACGCTTCCACATATGAGTCCATGGTACGCATGGCTCAGGATTTTTCAATGCGATATCCATTGGTAGACGGGAAAGGCAATTTCGGATCACTCGACGGGGATGCTCCAGCTGCATACAGATACACAGAGGGAAGGCTGACTCCGATCACCTCGTACCTCCTTAGTGATATTAAAAAGGAGACAGTTGAATTCAGGGCGAACTACGACAATACCCTGAAGGAGCCTGTAGTCCTACCCTCTCGAGTTCCCAATCTTCTGATCAATGGATCATCAGGTATAGCAGTAGGGATGGCCTGCTCCTTTCCAAGTCATAACCTTTCTGAAACTCTGGAAGCACTCAAGGCTCTTGTCAAAGACCGGGAGTTATCTACCCCTCAAATCATGAAACACATTAAAGGACCCGATTTCCCGACTGGCGGGATTTTGCTGAGTTCTAAAACGGAGATCCGCAAGGCTTACGAGGAGGGTCAGGGAGCGCTCAAAATGAGGGGCGAGTGGGAAACAGAACAATTACCCCGTGGGAAGACTCAGATCATTGTGACGGCTATCCCCTACGGTGTAAACAAAGCCAGGTTGATTGAAAAGATTGCGGAGATCATTATTGCGAAGAAGGTACCAGGCCTCATTGATGTACGTGATGAAAGTGACCATCGCATCCGGGTTGTGCTTGAGCTTAAAGGTTCAGTCGATTCTGAAAAGGTAATGGCCTATTTGTTCAAGCACACGGACCTTGAGTGCAATTTTCAGATTAATTTTAATTGCCTCAAACCCAGCGGCGAACCAACCCGCATGCCGCTAAAAGAAATCTGTATTCATTTTCTGGATTTTCGCAAGGATGTGGTCACACGCAGGTTGACTTTCGACCTGGCTCTGATTGAAAAACGGCTTCATCTACTGGCTGCCTTTGCCATTATTTTTAACAACCTGGACAAGGCACTTAAACTCATACGTTCCTCCAAGTCAAAAAAAGAGGCAGGCCAAAAACTTCAAAAGACATTTAAACTTGACGAAGAACAAAGCGGAGCGATCCTTGATATACCCTTATTCCGTCTGGTGTCTCTTGAGATTGAGAAAATTCTTCAGGAGCAAAAAGAAAAGCTGAAGGAGCAAAAGCGTCTCAAAAGCATTTTAAATTCGGAGAAGAAAATATGGCAGGAAGTCACTAATGAATTGGATGAGATTAAGAAAGAGTTTGGAGACAAGCGAAGAACCAAATTGAAGGCTAACCTCGAAACCGTTGAGTTTAATGCCGAAGATTTTATTGAACACGAAGACGTTGTTCTGGTCTTAAGCCGTAACGGCTGGTTACGCAAACTAAAAACCTTAAATGATCCGTCGACATTGCGATTTAAAGAGAATGACTCTTCACTTGCAATAGTTCAGGCAAATACAAAAGATCTTGTGGCTATATTCACATCCCGCGGCATGGTCTATGTTCAGAAAATTTTCAGCCTGCCCTATACGCGTTCAGGATTTGGAGAGCCGGTTCAGAGTCTGTTTAAATTTGGTGATGGAGAGCGGGTTGTCCGTGTTTTCCCCTTAATACAAAACGATGATGAGAAAAAAGAAAAGACCAGTCAGGGTAAACAGCAAAGTCTTTTTTTTGAGGAACAGGTCGAACCGGAAACGGAATTGTTGTTAGCTGGAACTGGAGGATTTGGTTTTCGGTTTCCAATGGGCAGTCTTGCAGAAACCACTCGGGCAGGTAAACGGGTCATGACTCTGAAAGGTGATGATCGTTTGGCAGCTGTCGTTCCAATCACAAAGTCCCACCTGTTCCTGATAACCCATGCCGGGAAAGGCATGTTGATTGAACCGGGTCCAATAGCCCAGTTATCAGGCACCGGTAAGGGAGTGAAGCTGATCAATGTTGGAGACAGCTATTTGGTTGGCGGTGCGAGCGTTACTAAAAAGGATAAAGTGAAACTGCTCCTTTCAAATGGGAAGGAAAGTGAAATAAAAATGTCGGGAGTCCCGGTATACAAGCGCGGCAGCCAGGGTGTCGGGGTAGTTAAACGAAATAAAGTAGAACAACTTTCAGGTTAA
- a CDS encoding Mrp/NBP35 family ATP-binding protein, translating to MSEQEIQTGVMTALKTVMDPDLHKNIVDLGFVKNMKIEGGSVSFDVELTTPACPVKEQLKTECQEKVGAVEGVSEVSVNMTAAVRSTDHSQPILTTVKNIIAVASGKGGVGKSTVTVNLACALALTGAKVGIMDGDIYGPSIPKMLGIPISPPKGGENNKIFPHEKYGMKVISAGFLTEEGQPLMLRGPMLGGIIQQFLQNVEWGELDYLVIDLPPGTGDVQLTLTQKAPLSGGVIVTTPQEISLIDAEKGVKMFQQVKVPVLGVVENMSWFQTEESDKKYFIFGQGGGQKLANQFETTMLGQIPIIPKIVEAGDTGQPITITDPDSPAGLAYRNLAEQVAAQISINQFNKEDKIDSGFELAWEG from the coding sequence ATGTCTGAACAGGAAATTCAAACTGGAGTCATGACGGCCCTGAAAACCGTTATGGACCCTGATTTGCATAAGAACATAGTCGACCTTGGTTTTGTGAAAAACATGAAAATAGAGGGTGGCAGCGTTTCTTTCGACGTTGAGTTGACAACGCCTGCTTGCCCCGTCAAGGAACAATTAAAAACGGAATGTCAGGAAAAAGTAGGAGCCGTTGAGGGAGTCAGTGAAGTTTCCGTCAACATGACTGCTGCTGTAAGGTCTACCGATCACTCACAACCCATCCTCACTACAGTAAAAAACATCATTGCAGTTGCCAGTGGTAAAGGCGGTGTTGGTAAATCCACAGTGACCGTTAACCTGGCCTGTGCCCTTGCCCTGACAGGGGCAAAGGTGGGAATCATGGATGGGGATATATACGGACCTAGTATTCCAAAAATGCTGGGCATCCCAATCTCACCACCAAAAGGCGGAGAGAACAATAAAATTTTTCCCCACGAAAAATACGGCATGAAAGTAATATCTGCCGGTTTTTTGACTGAAGAAGGTCAGCCTTTAATGCTCCGTGGTCCCATGCTTGGAGGAATCATTCAGCAATTTCTGCAAAATGTGGAATGGGGTGAACTCGATTATCTGGTGATTGACCTGCCTCCTGGAACGGGGGATGTTCAGTTGACTCTCACGCAGAAGGCGCCTCTTTCCGGTGGGGTAATCGTCACCACGCCGCAGGAGATCAGCCTGATTGATGCCGAAAAAGGTGTCAAAATGTTCCAGCAGGTTAAAGTACCGGTGTTAGGTGTGGTAGAAAATATGAGCTGGTTTCAAACTGAAGAGAGCGACAAGAAATATTTCATCTTCGGGCAGGGTGGGGGACAAAAGCTGGCCAATCAATTCGAAACCACCATGCTGGGACAAATCCCGATCATCCCGAAAATTGTGGAAGCCGGTGATACAGGACAACCGATCACGATCACTGATCCGGATTCTCCAGCAGGGCTCGCTTACAGGAATCTCGCTGAGCAAGTCGCCGCGCAAATCAGTATCAATCAATTTAATAAAGAAGATAAAATCGATTCAGGCTTTGAACTCGCCTGGGAAGGGTAA